One Lycium barbarum isolate Lr01 chromosome 5, ASM1917538v2, whole genome shotgun sequence genomic window carries:
- the LOC132640827 gene encoding trihelix transcription factor ENAP1 produces MDDSDDETGYPSRPYTSSLRPTRPIRNPTSSSYPRYPYNNQFQYYNDDDESDEDEEEEEEEENQEEFSSGETNGYDNNNTTSFHNRKKRKLETLVSNYEFAPRHGMWNEEESYVLLEVWGERYLELGRRSLRAEDWSEVAEKVTEMIGADKTEIECRNQLDVLKKKYKKEITKMEKNGVGGFYSKWPFFKKMDMLMNLRMKGHCGLGCGLDSGEYVFMDPRMYLDKSNVLDEMRDSPAGSDAEDNEEDEEKEEGSGGDDESAKLLADSIQRFGLIYEKIENSKRKQMMELEKMRRDFQRDLELQKKQIVDRAQAEIAKIREDDENDDDQDEDETDNISLRG; encoded by the coding sequence ATGGATGATTCTGATGATGAAACTGGGTACCCTTCAAGACCCTACACTTCTTCTCTTCGACCAACTCGCCCAATTCGAAACCCTACTTCTTCTTCTTATCCAAGATATCCCTATAACAATCAATTTCAATATTACAACGATGATGATGAATccgatgaagatgaagaagaagaagaagaagaagaaaaccaAGAAGAATTTAGCAGTGGAGAAACAAATGGCtatgataataataatactacTTCTTTTCACAACAGAAAGAAGAGAAAGCTTGAAACTTTAGTCTCAAATTACGAATTTGCCCCTCGTCATGGTATGTGGAATGAAGAAGAGAGTTATGTGTTGTTAGAAGTGTGGGGTGAGAGGTATTTGGAGTTGGGTCGAAGGAGTTTACGTGCTGAAGATTGGAGTGAAGTTGCTGAGAAAGTAACTGAAATGATTGGTGCTGACAAGACTGAAATTGAATGTAGGAATCAATTAGATGTGTTGAAAAAGAAGTACAAGAAGGAGATAActaaaatggagaaaaatggagTTGGGGGGTTTTATAGTAAGTGGCCATTTTTCaagaaaatggatatgttgatgAATTTGAGGATGAAAGGGCATTGTGGATTGGGTTGTGGGCTCGATTCGGGTGAGTATGTGTTTATGGACCCACGAATGTATTTGGATAAGTCGAACGTGTTGGATGAGATGAGGGATAGTCCAGCAGGATCGGATGCTGAGGATAATGAAGAGGATGAGGAAAAGGAGGAGGGTTCGGGTGGTGATGACGAATCGGCTAAGTTGTTAGCGGATTCGATTCAAAGGTTTGGGCTGATATATGAGAAGATTGAGAATAGTAAGAGGAAACAGATGATGGAGTTGGAGAAAATGAGAAGGGATTTCCAGAGGGACTTGGAGTTGCAGAAAAAGCAGATTGTTGACAGGGCGCAGGCCGAAATTGCTAAAATAAGGGAGGacgatgaaaatgatgacgatcaAGATGAGGATGAGACTGACAACATTTCGCTTAGGGGCTGA